A DNA window from Pseudomonas tohonis contains the following coding sequences:
- a CDS encoding Fic family protein produces MPIKPTQYYVTEFAYPNYADLPVFTKQKIEKAEASLKNISGELGNWFYQDVAAFNLGNIERMSPNSILLSHELSDYFMDQGEHVRIDGVRTESERRVLQKGIVSYSFPYTSLSSEFICELESLASHLLGEECLIRTGGLRCQPDRGNKQWVFTHPSRIAERLIGLHIYLNRNRSGLPSLFSAVVAIVTIWFCHPFRDANGRVGRCLFQIILRFGGLPLSTTLPLRDLFSLSRGGFLIRARQVITRNDWIPILDFFCNLIFICAQDATYQAATPGTL; encoded by the coding sequence ATGCCTATAAAGCCGACCCAATACTACGTTACAGAATTTGCATATCCGAACTACGCAGACTTACCAGTTTTTACTAAGCAAAAAATTGAGAAAGCTGAAGCATCACTGAAAAATATTTCAGGAGAGCTAGGAAACTGGTTCTACCAGGATGTTGCTGCGTTCAATTTGGGTAATATCGAGCGTATGAGCCCCAATTCAATTCTACTTTCTCATGAGCTTTCTGATTATTTCATGGACCAGGGAGAGCACGTCAGAATTGATGGAGTAAGGACCGAGAGTGAGCGACGTGTTTTACAGAAAGGTATTGTTTCTTACAGCTTCCCATATACATCGCTCTCGTCAGAGTTCATTTGCGAACTCGAGTCGCTGGCCAGTCATCTACTAGGTGAGGAGTGCTTGATTCGTACGGGAGGGCTTAGGTGTCAGCCTGACAGGGGGAATAAGCAATGGGTGTTTACACACCCGTCAAGAATTGCGGAAAGATTAATAGGCTTGCATATTTATCTAAATCGAAACCGTTCAGGATTGCCTAGTCTATTTTCAGCAGTCGTTGCCATCGTCACGATTTGGTTTTGTCATCCGTTCAGGGACGCGAATGGTAGGGTTGGAAGGTGTCTTTTTCAAATCATATTACGTTTTGGAGGATTGCCGCTCAGTACAACGCTGCCTCTTAGAGACCTCTTCTCTTTGTCTAGAGGTGGTTTTCTGATTCGTGCAAGACAAGTGATAACCAGAAATGATTGGATACCCATCCTCGATTTTTTTTGTAATTTAATCTTCATCTGTGCTCAAGATGCGACCTATCAGGCAGCGACTCCCGGCACCCTTTAA
- a CDS encoding peptidase domain-containing ABC transporter, which translates to MAQLRFDSRSKLPIIMQQEKSECGFACIAMIASFYGHEISLREVRAMHRGSSRGATLLEIVKVAMQLGMQARPLKIENNEIDSLKLPALLHWKNSHYVVLRELRAGKFCIHDPASGVVNLSREEFSIFFTGAALELAPGHQFQLKNKIPGVAVRDILGKVHGLHEALVGILASALALEAFSFITPLFTQLVIDKAISSADLDLLLVFGMSFCVLIIFQSFISYLRDWLVCRTGSTLNQSWTGGVFAHLMSLPEDYFQRRSLGDIGSRFGSLKNIQQAITSTITTSFLDGFMSLVTLAAMVIYSPKLATVAFVFTSAYVLVRLALYSKFKSLNIDLISAQARQNSKFYEAVRASQTIKANNLTAQVTTTYLNLVTSYLNRNILASRLTIAFKAFADLIQGIEKIVLLWIGATLVIQQELTAGMLMSISMFSLLFGSKIAHLADNYVELKLLKIHAARISDIVHTEKELHYYPTFFGEIKDKTIEFASVYFRYSPSEPWILENCCFTIKPGEAVAITGSSGIGKSTILKLICGLLEPNSGKILIGGVDVTTIGKEQLRSWMAVILQDDTLFSGTIAENISLFNEQYSIEEISTAAQEACIHGEIIKMPMGYNTLIGDMGSSLSGGQRQRLLIARSLIRTPSFLLFDEATSHLDIENEFRISEILAKRNCTRIIVAHREATIKLCNRILHMEGRRLKDKTNKTITPHLVV; encoded by the coding sequence ATGGCCCAATTGCGTTTTGATAGCAGATCGAAGCTTCCAATAATAATGCAACAAGAAAAATCCGAATGCGGATTTGCTTGTATTGCAATGATCGCCAGCTTCTATGGCCATGAAATCTCATTGCGCGAAGTTCGAGCTATGCATCGCGGCTCCAGCCGCGGTGCAACATTGCTCGAAATAGTCAAAGTTGCCATGCAACTTGGTATGCAGGCGCGCCCACTGAAGATTGAAAACAATGAGATCGACTCACTAAAGCTGCCTGCACTATTGCATTGGAAAAATAGCCACTATGTGGTTTTAAGGGAATTAAGAGCAGGAAAATTTTGCATACACGACCCGGCAAGTGGTGTCGTTAATTTAAGCCGCGAAGAGTTCAGTATATTCTTTACAGGTGCAGCGCTAGAACTAGCCCCTGGGCACCAATTCCAACTCAAAAATAAAATCCCTGGAGTTGCAGTTCGAGATATCCTTGGAAAGGTTCATGGACTTCATGAGGCACTTGTTGGGATTCTTGCTTCAGCACTAGCACTCGAGGCGTTTTCCTTTATCACACCTCTATTCACGCAGTTAGTTATTGACAAGGCTATTTCTAGCGCAGACCTTGATTTGCTGCTCGTTTTTGGGATGTCATTCTGCGTTCTTATCATATTCCAATCGTTCATCAGCTATTTGCGTGATTGGTTAGTTTGCCGGACGGGAAGCACTTTAAATCAGTCATGGACTGGGGGTGTCTTTGCTCACCTCATGTCGCTACCGGAAGATTATTTTCAAAGAAGATCACTAGGCGATATCGGTTCAAGATTTGGCTCACTAAAAAATATCCAACAAGCCATTACATCAACGATTACAACTAGCTTCCTAGATGGCTTTATGTCGCTAGTAACACTCGCAGCGATGGTAATCTACAGCCCCAAGCTAGCCACTGTAGCTTTTGTCTTCACCTCTGCATATGTGCTGGTCCGGCTTGCGTTATATTCAAAATTCAAAAGTCTAAACATCGACTTAATTAGCGCACAAGCAAGGCAGAACTCGAAATTCTACGAGGCCGTGCGTGCTTCGCAAACAATAAAGGCAAACAACCTAACAGCACAGGTCACTACAACATATTTAAACCTTGTCACCTCATATTTAAATAGAAATATTTTAGCATCGCGATTGACCATTGCGTTCAAAGCATTTGCCGATCTGATTCAAGGGATAGAAAAAATTGTCCTATTGTGGATTGGAGCAACACTGGTTATTCAACAAGAGCTCACAGCAGGTATGCTTATGTCGATATCCATGTTTAGCCTGCTGTTTGGTTCCAAAATTGCTCACCTTGCGGACAACTATGTCGAACTGAAGCTGCTTAAAATACATGCCGCACGAATATCAGACATTGTACATACTGAAAAGGAATTACATTACTACCCTACTTTCTTCGGCGAGATCAAAGACAAGACAATTGAGTTCGCTTCAGTATATTTTCGCTACTCTCCCTCTGAACCTTGGATTCTTGAGAACTGCTGTTTCACGATAAAGCCAGGAGAGGCAGTCGCAATAACTGGTAGCTCCGGGATTGGAAAAAGCACGATACTAAAATTGATCTGTGGACTATTAGAGCCAAATAGCGGGAAGATCTTAATCGGGGGCGTGGATGTTACAACCATAGGGAAAGAGCAGTTGCGCTCATGGATGGCAGTTATCCTTCAAGACGACACTCTATTTTCTGGAACCATCGCTGAAAACATTTCTCTATTCAATGAGCAATATTCTATAGAAGAGATATCGACTGCTGCGCAAGAAGCTTGCATACATGGTGAAATTATCAAGATGCCGATGGGATATAACACCTTAATCGGAGACATGGGGTCCTCACTATCTGGTGGTCAACGTCAAAGGTTGTTAATTGCACGATCACTAATTCGAACTCCTTCCTTCCTTTTGTTCGACGAAGCAACCAGTCACTTAGATATCGAAAACGAGTTTCGGATATCTGAAATTCTTGCAAAGAGAAATTGCACAAGGATCATCGTTGCCCACAGGGAAGCAACTATAAAGCTATGCAACAGGATTTTACACATGGAGGGGAGGAGACTTAAGGACAAGACAAATAAAACGATAACACCGCACTTGGTAGTTTAA
- a CDS encoding HlyD family secretion protein, with the protein MTMSAVIILLVFGTYTRREKIEGSLVPEGGVAFIVARSSGAVEKLLVNEGDRVKAGDPLAIITTDIKSEGVGYAGEAISSLVSEQISKAESRKISMALAANAKEEELRSIERNIEEQIAGIEDLVKIKQEILEKKDEELLANERLLARGYVTPKRIDQLKIEILELESSRRQLKQRILEFQGDLAKNKSAINQLSYQLSLDEASLDSQILELKKSQAQSKASSTVVLTAHNDSVVSSVLIRPGQAVTVRQSLIALVPVEGVLEAELRVPNKSVGFLKMGQKFLIQYEAYPYQKFGLGVGHISAIAQNTTPSAEMSKPDTSRESPDGYYKARARIDSQEIKVYETNIPLRPGMKFSADILLEKRSLLEWLLEPLYAWRMRSQSMGENQ; encoded by the coding sequence ATGACTATGTCGGCTGTAATAATTTTACTTGTCTTCGGAACTTATACCAGACGGGAAAAAATCGAAGGCTCACTTGTACCTGAAGGTGGAGTAGCTTTCATAGTTGCGAGAAGTTCTGGTGCAGTTGAAAAACTGCTTGTTAACGAAGGGGACAGAGTGAAAGCCGGCGATCCGCTAGCGATCATAACCACCGACATTAAAAGCGAGGGAGTGGGGTATGCCGGAGAGGCCATATCCTCACTGGTAAGCGAGCAAATATCAAAGGCTGAGTCACGTAAAATCTCCATGGCCTTAGCAGCAAATGCAAAGGAAGAAGAGCTAAGAAGTATCGAGAGAAATATCGAGGAACAGATTGCGGGCATTGAGGACCTTGTAAAAATCAAACAGGAAATCCTTGAAAAAAAAGATGAAGAGCTGCTGGCCAATGAGCGCTTACTTGCAAGAGGGTACGTGACTCCGAAAAGAATTGACCAATTAAAGATAGAAATACTTGAACTGGAATCAAGCAGGCGCCAGCTGAAACAGAGAATCTTGGAATTCCAAGGCGATCTCGCAAAGAACAAGTCTGCAATCAATCAACTTTCCTACCAATTAAGCCTTGATGAAGCTTCCCTGGACTCACAAATACTAGAGCTGAAAAAATCGCAGGCCCAAAGCAAAGCCAGTTCAACAGTTGTCCTAACGGCTCATAACGATAGCGTCGTCTCTTCTGTGCTGATACGACCCGGCCAAGCGGTCACCGTTAGGCAAAGCCTTATAGCCTTAGTACCCGTTGAGGGGGTCTTAGAAGCCGAACTGAGGGTCCCGAACAAATCAGTAGGGTTTCTAAAAATGGGGCAGAAATTTCTGATTCAGTATGAAGCATATCCCTATCAGAAATTTGGACTGGGCGTTGGGCACATAAGTGCCATTGCGCAAAACACAACACCCTCGGCAGAGATGAGCAAGCCAGACACAAGCCGGGAAAGCCCAGACGGATATTATAAAGCAAGGGCCCGAATCGATTCCCAAGAAATTAAAGTATACGAGACCAATATACCTCTAAGACCTGGGATGAAGTTTTCTGCCGACATTCTACTGGAAAAAAGAAGCCTACTAGAGTGGTTGTTGGAGCCTCTGTATGCATGGCGCATGAGATCGCAGTCAATGGGAGAGAATCAATAG
- a CDS encoding histone-like nucleoid-structuring protein, MvaT/MvaU family: MSKLAEFKALEAKLAAQLKQLDELKNDSELKREIEFEEKLRGLMAEYGISLPGIISLLDPQANQSGAATSRNTRGQRRQRQVKVYKNPDTGEVVETKGGNHRVLKAWKEQYGAEKVERWLQ; this comes from the coding sequence ATGTCCAAACTTGCTGAATTCAAAGCCCTAGAAGCTAAACTTGCCGCACAGCTTAAACAGCTGGACGAACTGAAGAATGACAGTGAGCTGAAGCGCGAAATCGAGTTTGAGGAAAAGCTCCGCGGGCTCATGGCTGAGTACGGCATCAGCCTCCCTGGTATCATTTCACTCTTGGACCCGCAGGCGAATCAGAGCGGGGCCGCCACTTCCCGCAACACACGCGGCCAACGCCGACAGCGTCAAGTTAAGGTTTATAAGAATCCGGATACTGGCGAGGTCGTTGAGACCAAAGGCGGCAACCACAGGGTGCTGAAGGCATGGAAAGAGCAATACGGTGCTGAAAAAGTAGAACGCTGGTTGCAATAA
- a CDS encoding inositol monophosphatase family protein produces MDYLDQVIDSVLAAGEILAAEWQRPDGPRGAGDKADVDIEIEHVLRADLLGIVNCDFWGEETDSRLTGAEFCWVVDPNDGTADFLSGNRGSAISVGLLRNSEPVLGVVYAPITDDRGPDYIAWGIGLSGLLRNGKRIEPYLSNQTLTPGSQVLVSTAAKNKPKLNAELCAPATYVPMPSIAYRLALAAAGEAIAGVSLVPVGAHDVVAGHALLIGAHGALLNQNGLPITYSTQAKLSQVSSRCFGGAPEACKKLSQRNWEKLFAKQG; encoded by the coding sequence TTGGACTACCTAGACCAGGTCATAGATTCAGTTCTCGCGGCTGGTGAGATTCTCGCAGCGGAGTGGCAGCGTCCAGATGGCCCTCGTGGCGCCGGCGACAAGGCTGATGTCGACATCGAAATTGAGCATGTCCTTCGCGCCGATCTCCTTGGCATAGTCAACTGCGACTTCTGGGGCGAGGAAACTGACAGCCGCTTAACGGGCGCCGAGTTCTGCTGGGTGGTCGACCCAAACGATGGGACCGCGGATTTCTTGAGTGGCAATCGTGGCTCTGCAATTTCCGTAGGCCTGCTTCGAAATTCAGAGCCAGTTTTGGGCGTGGTGTACGCCCCCATAACCGATGACCGCGGGCCAGACTACATCGCATGGGGGATCGGGCTATCTGGTCTACTCAGAAACGGCAAGAGAATTGAGCCGTACCTCAGTAACCAAACTCTCACCCCTGGATCCCAGGTGCTGGTCAGTACTGCAGCAAAGAACAAACCGAAGCTCAACGCAGAGCTCTGTGCCCCGGCCACATACGTCCCTATGCCAAGCATCGCCTACCGGCTTGCGCTTGCAGCTGCTGGCGAAGCCATCGCCGGGGTATCTCTGGTTCCTGTTGGCGCACACGACGTAGTCGCAGGTCATGCGTTGCTGATTGGAGCCCATGGAGCTCTACTGAACCAGAACGGCCTTCCAATCACCTACAGCACCCAGGCGAAGCTATCTCAAGTCTCCTCACGCTGCTTCGGCGGCGCCCCCGAAGCATGCAAGAAGCTCTCACAGAGGAACTGGGAAAAACTCTTCGCCAAGCAAGGATGA
- a CDS encoding TnsA endonuclease N-terminal domain-containing protein — protein sequence MMSSRPLIKDVSPAYFGVWLDRLFEGYEMAARKIGRSAYSVTGYVATEKAAKIQRTESALEQDFLILLEYDWRVLRYATQPFKIQWSDERGRLRRFTPDVAVAYNDLATRSDPSLRTTIFEVKPRAQLKARWAEEKPRLKAASAWAKDYGCRFKVMTEREIRTPYLENVRFLLRYQKMYGDRELYDARIPHICELLVRLGPTTPRALLEAVRGDAIHRAEYIPYLWHLVTQQIVGIDLGQPLNMKSPIWPTSQAQAIAGGSL from the coding sequence ATGATGAGCTCCCGACCTTTGATCAAGGATGTTTCGCCTGCTTACTTCGGTGTCTGGCTCGATCGTCTTTTCGAGGGGTATGAGATGGCTGCTCGAAAAATCGGAAGGAGCGCATATAGCGTCACTGGCTATGTCGCTACGGAGAAGGCTGCCAAGATTCAGCGAACGGAGTCCGCACTGGAGCAAGACTTTCTCATCTTGCTGGAGTACGACTGGCGTGTCCTTCGATACGCCACTCAGCCATTCAAAATTCAATGGAGCGATGAGAGGGGTAGGCTACGCAGATTCACTCCTGATGTAGCTGTTGCCTATAACGACTTGGCAACCCGGTCCGATCCGTCGCTACGGACCACCATCTTTGAGGTGAAGCCACGCGCCCAGCTGAAGGCTCGATGGGCTGAGGAGAAGCCTAGGCTAAAGGCGGCTTCCGCTTGGGCTAAAGACTATGGCTGCAGATTCAAGGTGATGACTGAGCGCGAGATCCGTACCCCCTACCTCGAGAACGTCCGGTTCTTACTGCGTTATCAAAAGATGTATGGCGATCGGGAGCTGTACGACGCGCGTATTCCCCACATCTGCGAGTTGCTTGTTCGCTTAGGGCCCACTACCCCACGAGCACTCTTGGAGGCGGTTCGGGGAGATGCAATTCATCGTGCCGAGTACATCCCGTATCTCTGGCACCTTGTCACCCAGCAGATTGTAGGAATCGACCTTGGTCAGCCTCTGAATATGAAGT